In Solidesulfovibrio carbinoliphilus subsp. oakridgensis, the sequence CAGGGCGGCCTGGATGCCGGCCAGGTCGTCCCTGACCAGGGGGAAGGCCGTGGACGCGGCCCCGGCGGCCCGCAGCATGGCGGAGAGCGTGTGGGTGTTGACGTCGCGGATCTGGCCCGGCTTCGGCGTGGCCCCGGCCGGCACCAGCTCGTCGCCGGTGGAGAGGACCGCCGCCCGGGGACGCCGGCCCACGGCCACCCGCACGTGGCCGAGGGCGGCCAGGATGCCGATCTCCTGGGGCCTGAGCTTCGTGCCGGCCGCGAGCAGGCGCTGGCCCTTGGCCGCGTCCTCGCCGGCCAGCAGCATGTTTTCCCCCGGAGCCAGCGGCCGCCTGATTTCGATCGCCCCGGCTCCCAGGTCCTCGGTGTATTCCACCATGACCACGGCGTCGGCCCCGTCCGGCAGCAGGGCCCCGGTCACGATGCGGGCGCAGTGGCCGGGCGGGAGCGGTTTTTCCGGGCTGACGCCGATGGGGATGTCCATGGCCAGGTCGAGGTAGGCGGGGTTGGATTCGGTGGCGCCAAAGACGTCGGCCGCGCGCACGGCATAGCCGTCCATGGCGGCCCGGGCCGCGGCGGGCAGGTCTTCGGCGGCGACCAGATCCCCGGCCAGGAACCGGCCCAGGGCCTCGTCCAGGTCCACGGTTTCCGAGGGGAGGACCGGGAAGGTCCGCAGCAAATCCGTGAATTCGGCCGTGGACACGGCCCGGAAAAAACCTTCGCGCATGGTGTAAAATCCTTCAGGAGCTTTGGGCCAACAGGTGGGCCGCCACCCAGGCCGCGCCGTAGAGGCCGGTCTGTTCGTCGCGCACGAGCCGCACAGGAATGGTTGTAAGAAGGTCGCCATAGGTGGGGGAATCCCGGAATTCGCGGGCGAATTCCGGGTGGGTGACCAAAAGCGGGTTTTTGGCGGCCACGCCGCCGCTTACGTACAGGCCGCCGGTGGCCAGCACGGTCAGGGCGTAGTCGCGGGCGGCCCGGCCGTAGAACCGGGCGAAAAGGGCCGTGGTCCGGCTTTCCCGGGTCAGGGACGCCCCGACCTCGGCCGGGGTCAGGTCCTGTCCGGTCAAAAACCGGTGCAGGTGGGCCAGGCCCGAGCCCGAGAGCACGGTGTCGCCCCGGACGTAGCGCTCGCCGGTCAGGCGGCAGAGGGAGGCGGCAAAGGCGTTCTCCTCGTCGCCGAAAAAGCTGGCCGAGGCGTGGCCCTTTTCCGAAGGCAGGACCTTGTAGCCGCCGCCCGCCCCGGGTTCGAGGGGGGCCAGGGCGGCGTGGCCAAGGCCGGTGCCGGCTCCGATCACGGCCTGGACCCGGTCCGGGTCCATCACGCCCGGCAGCACCACGTCGGCATCGCCGCCGAGCAGCCGGCAGCCGTGGGCCTGGGCCAGGAAATCGTTGACGCAGGCCGTGCGGGCCAGGCCGAAGACCGCGGAAACGTCGTCGAGGTCGAGCTTCCAATCGATGTTGGCAAAGGTGACCGTACGGCCGACCACGGCTCCGGGCACGGCGAAGACCGCCGCCTCGGCCGAACGCGGCGGCAGGGAAAATCCTGTCCGCGTCAGATCCTCCAGCAGGTCCACAAAGGAATCGGCCTCCGTCGTTGGCAGCCAGACCGAGGAGACAAGGGCCAGGCCGCCCGACGGAGACAGGGTGAAGTGGCCAAAGCGGCTGTTGGTGCCGCCGATGTCGGCGGCGAGGATGTGCCTGGCTGCTGGCGCGGTGTCGCGGGGCATCGGGATCTCCTTGAAGTGCGGCGGGGTTTGCGGCAGGGTGCCAAAGCGCCGACGGCAGTGTAGCCGGGGCGCGACGGGAAACGCAAGCATGGCCCAAGATACCCTGCCGGCCTTGGCGGCGGCCGGCGCGGCCATGGGCCTGTCCGCCGGTTTCGCCCCTGGCCCGCTTTTGTCCCTGGTCCTGTCCCAGACCCTGGCCCATGGTCC encodes:
- a CDS encoding glucokinase codes for the protein MPRDTAPAARHILAADIGGTNSRFGHFTLSPSGGLALVSSVWLPTTEADSFVDLLEDLTRTGFSLPPRSAEAAVFAVPGAVVGRTVTFANIDWKLDLDDVSAVFGLARTACVNDFLAQAHGCRLLGGDADVVLPGVMDPDRVQAVIGAGTGLGHAALAPLEPGAGGGYKVLPSEKGHASASFFGDEENAFAASLCRLTGERYVRGDTVLSGSGLAHLHRFLTGQDLTPAEVGASLTRESRTTALFARFYGRAARDYALTVLATGGLYVSGGVAAKNPLLVTHPEFAREFRDSPTYGDLLTTIPVRLVRDEQTGLYGAAWVAAHLLAQSS
- the glp gene encoding gephyrin-like molybdotransferase Glp, whose product is MREGFFRAVSTAEFTDLLRTFPVLPSETVDLDEALGRFLAGDLVAAEDLPAAARAAMDGYAVRAADVFGATESNPAYLDLAMDIPIGVSPEKPLPPGHCARIVTGALLPDGADAVVMVEYTEDLGAGAIEIRRPLAPGENMLLAGEDAAKGQRLLAAGTKLRPQEIGILAALGHVRVAVGRRPRAAVLSTGDELVPAGATPKPGQIRDVNTHTLSAMLRAAGAASTAFPLVRDDLAGIQAALAEAVADHDLTLLSGGSSVGARDFTLDALRNLGADILAHGVALSPGKPTILARLHGKPVIGLPGQVTSAQIVLLVFGLPLLAHLAGDTEAFDRPRPAFPALLSRNVASRQGREDHVRVRLEPRPGQIPLAHPVLGKSGLLKTLLLADGLITIPADLEGLAGGAEVAVRPV